In Akkermansia muciniphila, one DNA window encodes the following:
- a CDS encoding GNAT family N-acetyltransferase — protein sequence MARTFPIERETAVWPPPAPLRELLRDADPDERRIADHLAHGELYVARNCGAAAGVILIRQTGENTWEIMNCSVAPEYRRQRCGTALVRHALDIIRNKGGRYAEVGTSDASPGPMALYESCGFQVSGVINNHFTDNYPEPVWDNGVQCIDMIRMRADLSLREEGGPHAAQKA from the coding sequence ATGGCCCGCACCTTTCCTATAGAGCGGGAAACGGCCGTATGGCCCCCGCCCGCCCCCCTCAGGGAACTTCTGCGGGATGCAGATCCGGACGAACGCCGGATAGCGGATCATCTGGCCCACGGCGAACTTTACGTCGCAAGAAACTGCGGAGCTGCCGCCGGAGTCATCCTTATCCGTCAGACGGGGGAAAATACATGGGAAATCATGAATTGCTCCGTAGCCCCTGAATATAGAAGGCAGCGCTGCGGAACAGCCCTGGTGCGGCACGCCCTGGACATCATCAGAAACAAAGGGGGCCGGTATGCGGAAGTGGGAACGTCCGATGCGTCTCCGGGGCCAATGGCCCTCTATGAAAGCTGCGGATTCCAGGTTTCTGGCGTCATCAACAACCACTTCACGGACAACTATCCGGAACCCGTCTGGGACAACGGCGTGCAATGCATTGACATGATCCGCATGCGTGCGGACCTCTCCCTTCGGGAAGAAGGGGGGCCCCATGCTGCTCAGAAAGCATAA